TTGAAAAGGAACGTGTCTTCAAACGCTCAGAATCCGTTAAATGGAAATGCGGCAACTGCGGCTATATCAGTGAAGGCAAGGAAGCGCCAAAGGTTTGCCCGGCCTGTAAGCACGGCAGAGAATACTTTGAATTATTTGTGGAAGCTTATTAAAAAGTCATTTAGGACGAACCAGGCTCCGGAGATCAGAGAAACTGACTCCGGAGCTTTTTTTGAAAAATTTTAAGACAGTTTTGTTATAATCGTTGGACAAAATAAAGGGAGGAATAAAAATGTTTTTAGATACAGCCAATATTGAGGAAATCAGAAAGGCCATGAGAACCGGCGTTTTTAAAGGGGTTACCACCAATCCGACCATTCTTCTTAACGAGCGGACCCCCAGAGCGGAAAAGGTGCGCGAAATTCTGGAGGAAGGAGTGCCTTTTATCTACGTGCAGACCATCGGCGAAACAGTAGAGGAGCGTCTGGAGGACTGTGAGACCATTCTGGCTCTCGACGGCGAGGGGCGAATCGGCCTTAAAATACCAATGGATATTGCAGGACTGGAGGTGGTAAAGCAGATACGCGAAAAATATCCGGACTGTAAGATTCTGGGAACAGCCGTTTACTCTGCGGACCAGGGGATATTTGCCGCGCTGGCAGGCTGCAACAGTATTGCGCCTTATATAAACCGCATGTCCAACAATGACCTGGACCCTTACAAGGCGGTTTCTGTCATTCGCGATTTTATTAATGAGCGCCAGCTGAACTGTGAGATTCTGGGCGCAAGCTTTAAGAATACCAATCAGGTTATACAGACCCTGGCCTCCGGCGCCCATTCAGTCACCATCCCCTACAATATCTTTGAAAAGATGATGAATAAAGAGCTGGCAGTTTCGGCCATCGAAACCTTTAACAGGCATGGCGAGATGCTGAAGGAAAAATATTAAATCAAAGCTGCAGCACCGTAGAGGTGCTGCTTTTGTCATTAAGATTATTTAAATTTTTCTTCAAAAGATCTTGATTTTTTTATCAGAATGATCTATAGTATTGTTAGCACTCGGAGATAACGAGTGCTAACAATAACGAAACGAAAGTGAGTGGAGATTATGGCTAAAAAGCAATTCCAGGCAGAATCCAAACGCCTGCTGGATTTAATGATTCATTCGATTTATACAAACAAAGAGATTTTTTTAAGAGAGATTATCTCAAACGCAAGTGACGCGATTGACAAGCGTTACTTTAAAAATATGTCGGAGGGTGGCAGCGGTCTCTCAAGAGATGACTACGCGATCCACATTATTCCGGATAAGGAAGCTGGAACCCTGACCATTACCGATAATGGTATCGGGATGACCCAGGAAGAGCTGGAAGAAAATCTTGGTATTATCGCCAACAGCGGCTCTCTGGAATTTAAGTCTGAGCATGAAGCTCAGGAAGATATTGATATCATCGGCCAGTTTGGTGTCGGTTTTTATTCTGCCTTTATGGTCAGTAAGGACATCAAGGTCCGTACAAAGGCAGACGGCAGTGACACTGCCTATGAATGGGAATCCGAAGGTGCGGAAGGCTATACCATTGAAGTATGTGACAAAGAAGAAGTCGGGACTGAAATTATTCTGACACTCATGGACGACACAGAGGATGAAAAATACAGCCAGTATCTGGAAGAATACCGACTCAGAGAGTTGATCAAACGCTATTCCGACTATATCCGTTATCCCATTAAAATGGAAGTGGAAAAGAGTACCCTGATCGAGGCTTCAGAGGAAGAGAAGGCCAAAGAGGATTACGAACCGCAGTACGATACCTACCTGGAAGAAGAAACCCTCAACAGCATGGTACCGCTGTGGAAAAAGAATAAAAGTGAAGTCACCGATGAGGATTATAACAATTTTTACAAGGAAAAATACTATGACTATACCGATCCTGCCAAGGTTATCGCAACCCATGTAGAAGGTGTGTGCACCTACGATGCGCTGCTGTTTATCCCGTCGAATGTCCCGTATAATTACTTTTCTAAGGAATTTAAAAAAGGCCTGCAGCTGTACTCCAGCGGC
The DNA window shown above is from Eubacterium limosum and carries:
- a CDS encoding transaldolase family protein; the encoded protein is MFLDTANIEEIRKAMRTGVFKGVTTNPTILLNERTPRAEKVREILEEGVPFIYVQTIGETVEERLEDCETILALDGEGRIGLKIPMDIAGLEVVKQIREKYPDCKILGTAVYSADQGIFAALAGCNSIAPYINRMSNNDLDPYKAVSVIRDFINERQLNCEILGASFKNTNQVIQTLASGAHSVTIPYNIFEKMMNKELAVSAIETFNRHGEMLKEKY